The genomic region GCAAAAGAAATGGCGCGCCCGGTGCGATTCGAACGCACGACCTATTGCTCCGGAGGCAAGCGCTCTATCCCCTGAGCTACGGGCGCGCAAAGTGCGCTTGTTGACGCGAACGCGAGTATAGCACAGGTTCGAGGGGTTTTCCAGAAAACGAAGAGGCGCAGACTGCGCCGACCGGAGCTCAACAGCGTGCGCGGGAGAAGCTGGGCAGGGTTTGTCCGGAGTCCAGGGAAAGGGACTCAAAGGACATAAAGGACCGAAGGGACGAATACTTCTGGGAGTGGGCGAAAGCCTGGCCAAGCTGGGGCTCGGCGAGCCCAGGGGACGATGCGGTAGGGAGTTGCGGGGCCGAGCCGGCGCTCCGCAGGCCCGGGCGAAAGAAAGCGGCTTGCGCTTCCCGGCTGATGTCCGCGCCCGGCGCTCCGCGGGCCCGGGGCAAAGAATGCGGCCGCGGAGGAGAAGCCACGCTGGCACTCGGCGACCCCGGCGAGACCACGCCTGAACGGCGCTTGGCCAATCTTGCGCAAACCGCGGGGAGAGGCCCGGGTTTGGCCCGAACCCGGGAGCCGGTCGCGTTGTTCGGCTTGAATCAGTTGGGTTCGTGTGCGTGGTCGATGGTGGTCACGGTGTTTTGGGCGTCGACGTGGACGGTTTTGGCGGTGTGGGTTTGAGCGTCTTCGGCGTCCATCCAGGCGTAGGTGAGGATGATGACGAGGTCGCCAACCTGTCCGAGCCGTGCGGCGGGACCGTTGAGGCAAACGACGCCGCTGCCGCGTTCGCCTTCGATGGCGTAGGTCTCGAATCGTGCGCCGGTGTTGACATTGAGCACCTGCACCTGTTCGAAAGGCAGGATGTCCGCCTGTTCCATGAGTGCCGGGTCAAGGGTAATGCTGCCGGCATAGTTGAGTTCTGCCTGCGTGATAGTGGCCCGGTGGATCTTGCTTTTCATCATATGCAGCATCATGGGTCTATTCCTCGTCCTCCGGCACGGTGAATTTGATGTTGTCGATGAGCCGGGTCTCCCCCACACGCGCTGCGACGGCAAGCAGCACGGTTCCGCGTACGCGGTCCAGGGGGACCATCTCATTGGCGTCGACGAGTTCGACGTAGTCGACATCCACGTCATACATTGTCTCTCGAACAGCGTTGAGAATGGGCTGGGGGTTTCGTTCGCCGGCCTCGAGCATTTTGCGGGCGCGATTGAGGGCGCGCGAGAGGCACAGCGCGCGTTGGCGCTCGGCGGAGTTGAGGTATCTGTTTCGGGAACTCATGGCGAGTCCGTCGGGTTCCCGCACGATGGGCATTTCGACGATCTCGATGCCCATGTCGAGGTCGCGTACCATGCGCCGGATGACGGCGGCCTGTTGGGCGTCTTTCTGGCCGAAGTAGGCGCGATGCGGCCGCACGGCGTTGAACAGTTTGGCGACGACGGTGGCCACGCCCCGGAAAAAGTGCGGACGCGACCCGCCGCACAGGCGTTGCGTGATGCGTTCGACGTCGATGAAGGTGGCGTACCCTTCCGGATACATCATAGGGTCTGCCGGGGCGTAGATGGCATGCACGCCTGCCATCGCGGCGATTGCGGAGTCCGCGTCGAGCGTTCGCGGGTATTCATTGAAATCCTCGTGCGGCGCGAACTGGGTGGGGTTGACGTAGATGCTGAGCACGGAGACATCGTTCTGGCCGGCAGCCGCGAGCATGAGGCTTTCATGGCCGGCGTGCAAGGCGCCCATGGTGGGGGTGAAACCGATGGTCTTGCCCGCGGCGCGCTGCTCTTCCGACCACGCGCGCATGGCGTCCGCCGTATGAAAGAGCTTCATCGGTGTCCCTGCTCCTCGGTAGGGAACGTGCCTTCCTTGACCTCTCGGATGTAGTCGCGGAATGCATGTTCCATGACTTCGCGCGCATTACCGAAGATTTTGTAGAAGGTGCGTTCGGGTCCGAATCCGAGGATGTCGTGCATGACGAGGACCTGGCCGTCGCAGTGGGGTCCGGCCCCGATGCCGATGGTCGGGATCGTGAGCATCTCGGTGATCTCGGCCGCCGTATCTTGCTGGACGAGTTCGAGGACGATAGAGAAACATCCTGCCTGCTGCAAACCGAGGGCTTCTTCCTTGAGCTGTTCGCGGGCAAGGTCGCCGCGTCCCTGGACTTTGTAGCCGCCGATCTGGTGGACCGATTGCGGGGTGAACCCGATGTGGCCCATGACGGGAATCCCGGTCTTGACGATGGCCGCGATGCTTTCGCCGAACTTGTCTACCGAACCCTCGAGCTTGACCGCTTGCGCGCCGCCTTCCGACACGAAGCGTCCCGCGTTGCGGACGGCCTCCTCGGGGTCAAGCTGGTACGAGAGGAACGGCATATCGCCGATGACCATGGCGTTCTCGACGGCGCGGGATACCATCGAGGTGTGGTAGATCATCTGGTCCATGGTCACGCTGAGGGTATCGTCGTTGCCCTGAACGACCGTACCCAGGGAATCGCCCACGAGAACGGCATCTATGCCGCACTCATCGAGGAGCTTCGCGGTGGGGTAATCGTACGCGGTGAGAACGGTGACCTTGTCTCCCGCTTCTTTGCGTTTGCGAAAAGTCGTAGTACGGATGCGTGGCATCACTAGATCCTCCGAACCGTGACGTCGCCGTCCCGGTCCCTTCAGGGCTCCAAGCGGAGCGGTTCGTGGCCTAGTCGCCGATATCGAAACGACGGACCCGAGCCGAAAATTCCGGTTGCGCAGCGAGCTGCGCGACCGTGCTGCCAGTGATGGGGTCGACGGCTTCGGGAGCGATCTCCGCCAAGGGGATCAGCACGAAGGCCCGCCGCCGGAAATCCGGGTGAGGGACAGTAAGAGTGCTGGTTTCGAGAACCAGGTCGCCCCACAACACGATATCGATATCGATTTCGCGGGGGCCCCAGCGCTCGGTATGCCGTCTGCCCAACCGGCGTTCGATGGTCTTGATGGCATCGAGGAGTTCAAGCGGCTGCAGGCCCGTCTCGATCTCCGCCGCCATGTTGAGGAAATGCGGCTGCCCGGCCACTCCGTAGGGTTCAGTCTCGTACACGTGGGAACGTCGTATGAGGGTGGTCCCGGGAAGCTGCCCCAGCCCGGCCAGGGCAGCTTCGAGGTTCCGTCGACGTACCCCCAAATTGCTACCGAGACTCAACTGTACGGCCATGCCACGCGCCTTACTGCCTCTGTCGCTGAGGCTTCATGGCCTCCTCCCGCCACCGGCAACCTGCGTAGCATAACACAGGATATGGCGCAACACCAAAGAAAAATCTTGTGAGACGCGCAGGATACCGAGTGGGTCTGGAATCGCCGTGCCGGTCTCAGGGCACAACCTGGGGCGGAATGTCGATGCGGGTGATGAGCCATTCGGGCCCGAAACGCCGCATCTCGATGTTAAGAGAGTCGTTTCCGATAAGGAACTGGTGCCGGCCCGTCGCGAAATCTTCATCCACCCACGGGGAACCGGAGATTCCTCCCGCATCGTTGTCGCCGTCACGGATCCCCGGGATCGTCTGAAAGGTCATCCGGAGCGTCTCGGTCATTCGTTCGCCGTGGGTGTACGTATCCCGCGCCAGCGGGGCGCCGGGGCTGGTGCGGGCGGCGTCGCGCAGCGCCAGGAAGGCCTTGCGCCCTTCCTCGGTGTTGAGGAGCATGAGGGCCGCCGTGGCAGCCTGCCGCACCGCGGGTATCACATTGGGAGCCGCCGCGAGCTGTTTGAACTTCGGAAGTGCCTTGTTGCCTTCGAGCGCGGCCACGGTGCCGACCGCGGGGACCGTCTGCCGGATTGCGCCGTGCATAGAGTCGCCGGTTATCTTGCCGAGATAATCCGCGATGGAATCCGCGGTATCTCTGAGGGCCAGCAGGCGCGCAACGCCGGCCCACTGTTCCAGCGCCTCCAGTTCCCAGGAATAGCGGCCGGGGTAATTGGCCGCGCATTCCTTGATGTAGTTGGCGATTATCTTGCGCTCCTCTTGGGAGATAGTGGCGGCGGTCTCTCGCGCCTTGTCACTGTCGAAGCCCATATTGCGGAAGTCTCGCAACCGTTGGGACACCCGTGCGGCGCGATTGTCGGGAAGAGTCACGGCGGTTTTGTAAACATGGCCGGGTTCCAGCTCAATGCCTGCAAATCCGCAGAGACCGTTCTGCAGGCCCAGCAGCACGTCGAAGCGCCCGGGGGGAAGATTGTCGAACGTGATACGGCCCGTGCCGTTATCGCTCACGAGCCTGTCCGGATATCCCGAAAGTCCTGACATGGGGCCGTAGAATGCGGGCCACGCGCTGACCGGCGTGCTCTCTTTCGCGCGAGGGTGCCGGACCTCGAGTTGAACTTTCGCTCCGGGAGTCAATACGACCTGCGCGGGGGCGGCGTCCGCCCCCTCTTCGATCATTTTGACGAAGACCCGCGCAGCGTCCTTCGCCCATACTACGGCGCCAGGGACATTCAGCCTGAAAAAACCGTCGATGCGATACAGGGTCTTTGCCTGCTCGTATGGGGCGAACTGCACGTACCAGAGCATATCGTGGGGTGAAGAGATGTCGTGGCCGATGGGCATGACGCGAACAGCGTCCAACGGGTTTCCGGCGGCGTCGACAACATCGAAACGATAAATGTCTTTGGACGGATAGGGTTTCGGAGGGCTGGACGCCGCCAGACGAGCGTATTCGTCGATTTTGTCCTTGAAACGGTCAGCCAGTGGCATTTGGGCGGCACCGGGGTATCCGGTGACGGCCTCAAACACCGAGACGCCTTCCGGGAAAGGCCCTTTCACGAGTCTTACGCAGGTACTTACGGTGTTCCAATCGAAATCCCTTCCGCTTTGAATGATCCTCGCCTGGTATTCCGGCTTAGTGATCTCGAAGAAGACTGGTCTATCTCCGATAAGCTCGAGTTGGCGCTCCGGGGAGAACGTTTTCACGAAACGTCCGTTCCGTTCGCCCAGTGAGCCCATGGTGTCGCCCGAGTACCATCCGATATCCGCATCCAGCGGCAAGCCGTTTTCATCGGTCACCTGCAGTCCGACAAATCGGAGCGGGATTTTGGGAGATTTCACCACCAACAGCCCGCCTTCGACGGTTTCGCCAACTTTGGCAGTGACGGTTGGGCTTTCGAGGAGCGTCAGAGGGATTTGCTCCGTGCTTATCATGTCATTGATTTGAATCCAGTAGAAGCGCGAGAGTGAAAACTGAATGGGGCCGGATTCCGTGACCGTCAGTTCGAATTCGCCCTGTGTGTTGGTAAAGCCGCCCCTGGTGTTCGGAATCGAGGAATCTACTATTGTGTTCGGCACGGGCGCCCCGGCTTCGTCCACAACGAGTCCGCGAACAAATCCCGGCTCGGTTTCGGGGCGCGGCGGGGGCGCATTCAGTACGAACCGCAACCCATCGAGCGTCTTTCCGCGTTTCGGCGCAATGACATGGCGTTCCTGGTATTCCCCGGCCTCCAACGTTACCCGCAATTTGTAAACCCCGCCGGGATGGTTGAAGTGGCCCAGAGTAAAGGTCCCGGTTTCGCTGGTTTCAACGCGGTCGCGGTCGGTGGCGTCGGTGCTGCAACGGCCGGCAATTTCGACCTGGGGCAAGGGGCTGCCCGCGTTGTCGACGACTACTCCCGAGAACGCCGATGCGGCCTTGACCGTGATAACCGCACCGTGCACGGGAGTGTTCTGGGTCAAATCCACCCGCAGGGCAGGATTCTCCGCACGAAGGTCTTTCCGATCGGGCACGAAATAGATGTCGTAGGCTTTGCGCTCGGAGAATCGGACCGCGAAAGCGCCGTCGGGGCCGGTCCGGTCGAGGCGGTTTTCATTTTCCCGCCGCCAACCGCTGTACAGCACTCCGGTCACTGGCTCTCCCCTGCTTTCCGTCACGGCCTTGCCCGCGACGGTGAGCATGGCGTCTTCCTGGGTCTTTTTCAGTTCGAATACGAAAGTTTTCTCGCTCTCCTTCTGCAACGAGACCGATTTATCAAGCAAGGTAATCACGTTACCTTGCCGGAGACTCGTAAGCACGCGCAGATCGCCTGCGGCGTCCAGCCACGGGGTAAGCACGCGGCCCTTCGAATCGGTTCGCAGGAGGAGATGAAACGAGTCCCGCACGAGCGTCACCGGAAGGTCGGGGCAGGCGTTGCCGGCATCGTCCACAAACGACAATTCGGCGCGCGCTCCTGGGAAGAGCATGAAACGCACGGCGCCTTCCCCGGCGTGGACCATGGTATCGAGTGTGCCAAACCCGGGTTTCGTGGCATAGACTTGGGTGCTTCCGTATGCCTGCGAAAGGGGAAGCGAGAATGCGCCCTCGTTGCTGGAGAGACCCAAGTCGAGGCCGTCATAGCTCCTGAGCAGAACGCCTGGGATGGGCGTACCATTCGCTTCAGAGGCAATGCCATTGACGCGGTAATGCAACGCGAGCGTTATCGTGGTCTGTTCGTGCCAGGACGTCTCAGGCCCAAGATACACGG from Candidatus Hydrogenedentota bacterium harbors:
- the panC gene encoding pantoate--beta-alanine ligase, with the translated sequence MKLFHTADAMRAWSEEQRAAGKTIGFTPTMGALHAGHESLMLAAAGQNDVSVLSIYVNPTQFAPHEDFNEYPRTLDADSAIAAMAGVHAIYAPADPMMYPEGYATFIDVERITQRLCGGSRPHFFRGVATVVAKLFNAVRPHRAYFGQKDAQQAAVIRRMVRDLDMGIEIVEMPIVREPDGLAMSSRNRYLNSAERQRALCLSRALNRARKMLEAGERNPQPILNAVRETMYDVDVDYVELVDANEMVPLDRVRGTVLLAVAARVGETRLIDNIKFTVPEDEE
- a CDS encoding aspartate 1-decarboxylase encodes the protein MMLHMMKSKIHRATITQAELNYAGSITLDPALMEQADILPFEQVQVLNVNTGARFETYAIEGERGSGVVCLNGPAARLGQVGDLVIILTYAWMDAEDAQTHTAKTVHVDAQNTVTTIDHAHEPN
- the panB gene encoding 3-methyl-2-oxobutanoate hydroxymethyltransferase → MPRIRTTTFRKRKEAGDKVTVLTAYDYPTAKLLDECGIDAVLVGDSLGTVVQGNDDTLSVTMDQMIYHTSMVSRAVENAMVIGDMPFLSYQLDPEEAVRNAGRFVSEGGAQAVKLEGSVDKFGESIAAIVKTGIPVMGHIGFTPQSVHQIGGYKVQGRGDLAREQLKEEALGLQQAGCFSIVLELVQQDTAAEITEMLTIPTIGIGAGPHCDGQVLVMHDILGFGPERTFYKIFGNAREVMEHAFRDYIREVKEGTFPTEEQGHR
- a CDS encoding carboxypeptidase-like regulatory domain-containing protein, with the protein product MKRNGIILGLAILYAAPVFPAQDEAASRPGAGELRVLVVNGEGAPVSGLEVQCGNPPANTYPTPLDCAPLRQITGESGQCVFSGLNQGAHSVFAEKQGLSAWGSVYLGPETSWHEQTTITLALHYRVNGIASEANGTPIPGVLLRSYDGLDLGLSSNEGAFSLPLSQAYGSTQVYATKPGFGTLDTMVHAGEGAVRFMLFPGARAELSFVDDAGNACPDLPVTLVRDSFHLLLRTDSKGRVLTPWLDAAGDLRVLTSLRQGNVITLLDKSVSLQKESEKTFVFELKKTQEDAMLTVAGKAVTESRGEPVTGVLYSGWRRENENRLDRTGPDGAFAVRFSERKAYDIYFVPDRKDLRAENPALRVDLTQNTPVHGAVITVKAASAFSGVVVDNAGSPLPQVEIAGRCSTDATDRDRVETSETGTFTLGHFNHPGGVYKLRVTLEAGEYQERHVIAPKRGKTLDGLRFVLNAPPPRPETEPGFVRGLVVDEAGAPVPNTIVDSSIPNTRGGFTNTQGEFELTVTESGPIQFSLSRFYWIQINDMISTEQIPLTLLESPTVTAKVGETVEGGLLVVKSPKIPLRFVGLQVTDENGLPLDADIGWYSGDTMGSLGERNGRFVKTFSPERQLELIGDRPVFFEITKPEYQARIIQSGRDFDWNTVSTCVRLVKGPFPEGVSVFEAVTGYPGAAQMPLADRFKDKIDEYARLAASSPPKPYPSKDIYRFDVVDAAGNPLDAVRVMPIGHDISSPHDMLWYVQFAPYEQAKTLYRIDGFFRLNVPGAVVWAKDAARVFVKMIEEGADAAPAQVVLTPGAKVQLEVRHPRAKESTPVSAWPAFYGPMSGLSGYPDRLVSDNGTGRITFDNLPPGRFDVLLGLQNGLCGFAGIELEPGHVYKTAVTLPDNRAARVSQRLRDFRNMGFDSDKARETAATISQEERKIIANYIKECAANYPGRYSWELEALEQWAGVARLLALRDTADSIADYLGKITGDSMHGAIRQTVPAVGTVAALEGNKALPKFKQLAAAPNVIPAVRQAATAALMLLNTEEGRKAFLALRDAARTSPGAPLARDTYTHGERMTETLRMTFQTIPGIRDGDNDAGGISGSPWVDEDFATGRHQFLIGNDSLNIEMRRFGPEWLITRIDIPPQVVP
- the folK gene encoding 2-amino-4-hydroxy-6-hydroxymethyldihydropteridine diphosphokinase, with protein sequence MAVQLSLGSNLGVRRRNLEAALAGLGQLPGTTLIRRSHVYETEPYGVAGQPHFLNMAAEIETGLQPLELLDAIKTIERRLGRRHTERWGPREIDIDIVLWGDLVLETSTLTVPHPDFRRRAFVLIPLAEIAPEAVDPITGSTVAQLAAQPEFSARVRRFDIGD